The region GGTCCAGAGCGCCGTGTACGCGGTACCCGAGGTGGACGGGTGGGCGATGCCGATCTCCCGGTTGAGCTTGGGGTTGAGCAGGTCCGCCCAGGACTTCGGGACCTCCAGCCCCTTCTCGGCCAGCAGCTTGCCGTTGCTACAGAAGCCGAGCGCCCCGACGTAGACGCCGGTCCAGGAACCGGCCGGGTCCTTGTACTTGTCCGGGATCACGGCCGCGTTCGGCGAGACGTAGGCGTCGAGCATGCCGTCCGTGTTCGCGGCGGCGTAGCCGTCGGCCGGGCCGCCGTACCAGACGTCGAACTCGGCGTTGCCCTTACCGGCCTTGATCCGGGCGAGCGCCTCACCGCTGGACAGCCGGACGAAGTCCGCCTTGACGCCGGTCGACTCGGTGAACTTCTTGGTGGTCGCGGCGCACCAGTCCTCGGTCGCGCCACACACCACGTGCACGATGCCGCTGTCCTTCGCGGGGTCTACCCCAGCGTTCTCACGGGCACACCCGGCGGCAGTCACGACGACAGCGGCGGCGAGCGCCATCGCGGCTGTCGCGCGTCGGCGCGACCGACCCTTCACCAACACGTCTACCTCCGAATATTTGATCTGATGCGACTGCTGAATGAGATTTCGGTCAGGTTAGAGGCGTGTGAACGATGGTTCGGTAACGGTGACGTGAGTCCCGGTGACACCGCCGTCACCTACGATCGGACGACGGCGGCACCGGTCCCCGGGTGGGTGCGCCCGG is a window of Micromonospora polyrhachis DNA encoding:
- a CDS encoding ABC transporter substrate-binding protein, with translation MLVKGRSRRRATAAMALAAAVVVTAAGCARENAGVDPAKDSGIVHVVCGATEDWCAATTKKFTESTGVKADFVRLSSGEALARIKAGKGNAEFDVWYGGPADGYAAANTDGMLDAYVSPNAAVIPDKYKDPAGSWTGVYVGALGFCSNGKLLAEKGLEVPKSWADLLNPKLNREIGIAHPSTSGTAYTALWTQVQLAGGDQGKALEYMRKLHPNVLQYTKSGSAPGQMTARGEVTVGIIFSHDCVATMEEGFPDLKVSFPSEGTGYETGGVALVKGAKNPTSAKKFIDWALTTEAQEIGPTVKSYQFPTNPNAKVSDKVVKLSELTMVQYDAVAAGTAKSALNKRFDAEVAQAPKS